One stretch of Thermococcus sp. 21S9 DNA includes these proteins:
- a CDS encoding glutamate--tRNA ligase: protein MVEELIWKYALINAYTHKGKANPKAVIGKVLGENPELRPRAKEIIPLVNEIVEKVNALSLEEQEAKLREIYPEFFEEKKTKKEEKKGLPPLPKAEKGKVVTRFAPNPDGAFHLGNARAAILSHEYARMYDGKFILRFDDTDPKVKRPEPIFYEWIKEDLEWLGFKIDEIHIASDRLEIYYDYAEKLIKMGKAYVCTCPPEKFRELRDKGIACPHRDEPVEVQLERWRKMLNGEYREGEAVVRIKTDLNHPNPAVRDWPALRIIDNPNHPRTGNKYRVWPLYNFASAIDDHELGVTHIFRGQEHAENETRQRYVYEYLGWEYPVTVHHGRLSIEGVILSKSKTRKGIEEGKYLGWDDPRLGTIRALRRRGIRPEAIRELIIEVGLKRSDTTVSWDNLAAINRRIIEPIANRYFFVADPVPMYIEGAKEFVAEIPLHPDHPERGVRRLKFVPGKPVYVSKDDMELFKPGNFVRLKDLFNVEILEVSEEGIKARFHSVDYEIARKNRWRMVHWVTEGKPCEVWVPEGEELIIREGLLESDADVKVDDVVQFERFGFVRIDEVKDGKVRAIFAHK, encoded by the coding sequence ATGGTGGAGGAGCTAATCTGGAAGTACGCGCTCATCAACGCCTACACCCACAAGGGAAAGGCTAACCCCAAGGCAGTAATCGGAAAGGTTCTCGGCGAGAACCCCGAGCTGAGGCCGAGGGCGAAGGAGATAATCCCTCTCGTGAACGAGATAGTCGAGAAGGTAAACGCCCTCTCCCTTGAGGAGCAGGAAGCGAAGCTGAGGGAGATTTACCCCGAGTTTTTCGAGGAGAAGAAGACCAAGAAGGAGGAGAAAAAGGGTCTTCCCCCGCTTCCCAAGGCGGAGAAGGGGAAGGTCGTTACCCGCTTCGCACCCAACCCCGACGGTGCCTTCCATCTCGGAAACGCGAGGGCAGCTATTCTGAGCCACGAGTACGCGAGGATGTACGACGGCAAGTTCATACTCCGCTTCGATGACACAGACCCCAAGGTCAAGAGGCCGGAGCCGATTTTCTACGAGTGGATTAAAGAAGACTTGGAGTGGCTCGGCTTCAAGATTGACGAGATACACATAGCGAGCGACAGGCTCGAGATATACTACGACTACGCCGAGAAGCTGATAAAGATGGGCAAGGCATACGTCTGCACCTGCCCGCCGGAGAAGTTCCGCGAACTGAGAGACAAGGGAATCGCCTGCCCCCACAGGGACGAGCCGGTCGAGGTTCAGCTCGAACGCTGGAGGAAGATGCTGAACGGCGAGTACAGGGAGGGCGAAGCTGTCGTCAGAATAAAGACCGACCTCAATCACCCGAATCCCGCCGTTAGGGACTGGCCCGCTTTGAGAATAATAGACAACCCCAACCACCCGAGGACCGGCAACAAGTACCGTGTCTGGCCCCTCTACAACTTCGCCTCGGCTATAGACGACCACGAGCTCGGCGTTACGCATATCTTCCGCGGGCAGGAGCACGCCGAGAACGAGACGAGGCAGAGGTACGTTTACGAGTACCTCGGCTGGGAGTACCCTGTTACCGTTCACCACGGCAGGCTGAGCATCGAGGGTGTTATCCTCAGCAAGTCCAAGACGAGGAAGGGTATCGAGGAAGGTAAATACCTCGGCTGGGACGACCCGAGGCTCGGAACTATTAGGGCCCTGAGGAGGCGTGGAATACGGCCCGAGGCGATAAGGGAGCTAATCATTGAAGTCGGCCTGAAGAGGAGCGATACCACAGTTAGCTGGGACAACCTCGCGGCGATAAACAGGCGCATAATCGAGCCGATAGCGAACCGCTACTTCTTCGTCGCCGACCCGGTTCCGATGTACATAGAGGGAGCCAAGGAGTTCGTGGCCGAGATTCCGCTCCATCCCGACCACCCGGAGAGGGGCGTTAGGAGACTCAAATTCGTCCCCGGAAAGCCGGTCTACGTTTCCAAGGACGACATGGAGCTCTTCAAGCCAGGCAACTTCGTTCGCCTTAAGGACCTGTTTAACGTCGAAATCCTTGAGGTGAGCGAGGAGGGCATTAAGGCGAGGTTCCACAGTGTGGACTACGAGATAGCGAGAAAGAACAGGTGGAGAATGGTTCACTGGGTAACCGAGGGCAAGCCCTGCGAGGTCTGGGTTCCCGAAGGAGAAGAGCTAATCATCAGGGAAGGACTCCTTGAAAGCGACGCCGACGTTAAGGTCGATGACGTGGTTCAGTTCGAGCGCTTTGGCTTCGTGAGAATAGACGAGGTAAAAGATGGAAAGGTTCGGGCGATTTTCGCCCACAAGTGA
- the malP gene encoding maltodextrin phosphorylase, translating into MAKVDECTYETIRERLPSPLRGLADLAYNYWWSWNRRATKLWEKIDPEHWAEYKNPVKLLLDTPESRFRELLRDDDFMNLYELVMEQFEDYMNPDSTWFSTNYPKWDKPIVYLCMEYGISKSLPIYSGGLGILAGDHVKTASDLGLPFIAVGLLYKHGYFRQEIDENGNQIEVFPEYRPEEMPIKPVLDRNGERLLIEVPIEDRTVYARAFEVQVGRVRIYLLDTDVPENSPDDRTICDYLYNAEMDKRIKQEILLGIGGMRLLRALGIEPGVVHLNEGHPAFANLQRIAWLMEEGLTFTEALSIVRGTTVFTTHTPVPAGHDRFPVEEVRKRLARFLEGREELLDLGREGDHLNMTLLAIRTSSYVNGVSKLHAEVSRRMWQGLWPGVPLDEIPIEAITNGVHTMTWVHNEMRKLFDRYIGKVWREHTNLEGIWYAVERIPDEELWEAHLEAKRQFIELLRRKAIERNKRLGIDDPIPSIDENAFIIGFARRFATYKRAVLLLTDLDRLRKLLNDPTRPVYIVFGGKAHPNDPGGKEFLRRIYEVSRMPEFRGKIFVMENYDMGSARLMVAGVDVWLNTPRRPLEASGTSGMKAGLNGVLNASIFDGWWVEGYNGKNGWVIGEESTEPESEADDVKDVQALYDLLEREIIPTYYGNRPKWIYMMKESIKSIAPRFSTHRMVKEYMDKFYSKAMSNHIWLTRENYRGAREIAGWKDRVTESWSKVGFREVRVFDDRSGLEVTVDLDGLNPEDVRVELYYGVRAEGYHIEKPHIVELRHPKELEGGKWLYTYRGSALRHLGDPCWHYALRVYPHHEKLPHKFLLGLVKWIGLD; encoded by the coding sequence ATGGCTAAAGTTGACGAGTGCACTTACGAGACGATTCGTGAGAGACTCCCGAGTCCGCTCAGGGGACTCGCTGATTTGGCCTACAATTACTGGTGGAGCTGGAACAGGAGGGCGACGAAGCTCTGGGAGAAGATAGACCCCGAGCACTGGGCCGAATACAAGAACCCGGTGAAGCTACTCCTTGACACTCCGGAGAGCAGGTTCCGCGAGCTCCTCCGCGATGACGATTTCATGAACCTCTACGAGCTCGTCATGGAGCAGTTCGAGGACTACATGAACCCGGACTCAACCTGGTTCTCGACCAACTACCCCAAGTGGGACAAGCCGATTGTGTATCTCTGCATGGAGTACGGCATAAGCAAGAGCCTGCCGATTTATTCGGGTGGGCTCGGTATCTTGGCTGGCGACCACGTCAAGACCGCGAGCGACCTTGGCTTGCCATTCATAGCCGTCGGCCTGCTCTACAAGCACGGCTATTTCAGGCAGGAGATAGACGAGAACGGCAACCAGATTGAGGTTTTCCCGGAGTACAGACCCGAGGAAATGCCGATAAAGCCCGTCCTCGACAGGAACGGTGAAAGGCTCCTGATAGAGGTGCCGATAGAGGACAGGACTGTCTACGCAAGGGCCTTCGAGGTTCAGGTCGGCAGGGTGAGAATTTACCTCCTCGACACGGACGTCCCCGAGAACAGCCCTGATGACAGGACAATTTGCGACTACCTCTACAACGCCGAGATGGACAAGAGGATAAAGCAGGAAATCCTCCTCGGCATCGGCGGAATGAGATTGCTAAGGGCTTTGGGAATAGAGCCAGGCGTCGTCCACCTCAACGAGGGGCACCCGGCCTTCGCGAACCTCCAGAGGATTGCGTGGCTCATGGAGGAGGGCCTCACGTTCACCGAGGCCCTGAGCATCGTAAGGGGAACAACGGTGTTCACGACCCACACGCCGGTTCCGGCTGGCCACGACAGGTTCCCGGTTGAGGAAGTTCGGAAAAGGCTCGCCAGGTTCCTTGAGGGAAGGGAGGAGCTCCTCGACCTCGGACGGGAGGGCGACCACCTCAACATGACCCTGCTCGCGATTAGGACGTCAAGCTACGTGAACGGCGTCAGCAAGTTGCACGCGGAAGTGAGCAGGAGGATGTGGCAGGGTCTCTGGCCCGGCGTTCCGCTCGACGAGATACCAATAGAGGCCATAACCAACGGCGTCCACACCATGACGTGGGTTCACAACGAGATGAGGAAGCTCTTCGACCGCTACATCGGCAAGGTCTGGCGCGAGCACACGAATCTTGAGGGAATCTGGTACGCCGTCGAGAGAATTCCCGATGAAGAGCTCTGGGAGGCCCACCTCGAGGCCAAGAGGCAGTTCATCGAGCTCCTCAGGCGGAAGGCCATAGAGCGGAACAAACGCTTAGGAATAGACGACCCGATTCCATCTATAGACGAGAACGCCTTTATAATCGGCTTCGCAAGGCGCTTCGCGACCTACAAGCGCGCGGTTCTTCTTCTGACTGACCTCGACAGGCTCAGAAAGCTCCTGAACGACCCGACGAGGCCAGTCTATATCGTCTTCGGCGGAAAGGCCCACCCCAACGACCCGGGAGGAAAGGAGTTCCTGAGGAGGATTTACGAGGTAAGCAGGATGCCCGAGTTCAGGGGCAAGATATTCGTCATGGAGAACTACGACATGGGGAGCGCGAGGCTCATGGTTGCAGGTGTCGACGTCTGGCTGAACACGCCGAGACGGCCCCTGGAAGCCAGCGGGACGAGCGGAATGAAGGCCGGGCTGAACGGGGTTTTGAACGCGAGCATCTTCGATGGCTGGTGGGTCGAGGGCTACAACGGAAAGAACGGTTGGGTGATAGGCGAGGAGAGCACAGAGCCCGAGAGCGAGGCCGACGACGTGAAGGACGTCCAGGCCCTCTACGACCTCCTTGAGAGGGAGATAATCCCAACCTACTACGGCAACAGGCCGAAGTGGATTTACATGATGAAGGAGAGCATAAAGAGCATCGCCCCGCGGTTCAGTACGCACAGAATGGTCAAGGAGTACATGGACAAGTTCTACTCCAAGGCCATGAGCAACCACATATGGCTCACGAGGGAAAACTACCGGGGCGCGAGGGAGATAGCCGGGTGGAAGGACCGCGTAACCGAGTCGTGGTCAAAGGTTGGCTTCCGTGAGGTGAGGGTTTTCGACGACCGCTCCGGCCTCGAGGTAACTGTGGACCTCGACGGACTGAACCCGGAGGACGTCCGCGTCGAGCTCTACTACGGGGTCAGGGCCGAGGGATACCACATAGAGAAGCCCCACATCGTTGAGCTCAGGCACCCAAAGGAGCTCGAGGGTGGAAAGTGGCTCTACACCTACCGCGGAAGCGCGCTGAGGCACCTCGGCGACCCCTGCTGGCACTACGCCCTGAGGGTTTACCCGCACCATGAGAAGCTTCCCCACAAGTTCCTGCTCGGTCTCGTTAAGTGGATTGGATTGGACTGA
- a CDS encoding TIGR04013 family B12-binding domain/radical SAM domain-containing protein, with protein MPEIAVRMTRRNHNAFVHLLGALESQGFDLGELLITKDFNEILKARPKVVLYSFFTEEIWGNLPREVRILKENGALLVAGGYHAIAMPKHTLNVLGFDIAVIGEGEEVIYQLLTTLKRTNYRITPELAKVRGLAFYLNGEFTFTGFAKVEDFWRFPPYPESVRLISPIEISRGCPFRCYYCQTPYIKGFRMRHRPIDQIVKYSRRMKDMRYITPNAFAYGSPGAILKLNKLEALLKALQPLRKEGRRLFYGTFPSEVRPEFVLPETLELLIDYADNRRLAIGAQSGDDAMLKAMHRLHRVEHVQRAVEYMLEYGFEPVVDFIVGLPNESEESQRRSIELMKWIMRKGGKVRAHYFMPLPGTPWARCKPSPLSEEMKKFLGRMAARGKIEGSWGVQIELSRKLQRLIEEFYEEPMSYYGSINPVC; from the coding sequence ATGCCTGAAATAGCCGTTCGAATGACCAGGCGCAACCACAACGCCTTCGTCCACCTCCTTGGAGCCCTTGAGAGTCAGGGCTTCGATTTGGGCGAGCTTCTCATAACGAAGGACTTCAACGAGATTCTCAAAGCCCGGCCAAAGGTTGTTCTCTACTCCTTCTTCACGGAGGAAATCTGGGGCAACCTTCCGAGAGAAGTCCGGATTTTGAAGGAGAACGGCGCGCTTCTCGTGGCGGGAGGCTATCATGCGATAGCGATGCCCAAACACACGCTCAACGTCCTCGGCTTTGACATCGCAGTCATCGGGGAGGGCGAGGAAGTGATATACCAGCTTCTAACGACCCTGAAAAGAACAAACTACAGAATAACCCCCGAACTCGCCAAGGTAAGGGGTCTCGCCTTCTATCTAAACGGCGAGTTCACCTTTACCGGCTTCGCGAAGGTCGAGGACTTCTGGCGCTTTCCGCCGTATCCAGAGAGCGTTCGTCTGATTTCTCCGATAGAGATAAGCAGGGGCTGTCCCTTCCGGTGTTACTACTGTCAAACCCCCTACATCAAGGGCTTCCGCATGAGGCACAGGCCCATAGACCAGATTGTGAAGTACTCGAGGAGAATGAAAGACATGCGCTACATAACACCGAACGCCTTTGCCTACGGAAGTCCGGGTGCGATACTGAAACTCAACAAGCTTGAGGCCCTTCTCAAGGCCCTCCAGCCCCTCAGGAAAGAGGGCAGGAGGCTATTCTACGGGACGTTTCCGAGCGAGGTTCGGCCGGAGTTTGTCCTTCCTGAGACGCTCGAGTTGCTCATTGACTACGCCGACAACAGGAGGCTTGCCATTGGGGCCCAGAGTGGAGACGATGCGATGCTAAAGGCCATGCACAGACTCCACAGAGTCGAACACGTTCAGCGAGCCGTTGAGTACATGCTCGAGTACGGCTTTGAGCCTGTGGTTGACTTCATCGTTGGCCTGCCCAACGAGAGCGAGGAGAGCCAGAGGAGGAGCATCGAGCTGATGAAGTGGATTATGAGGAAGGGCGGAAAGGTTAGGGCACACTACTTCATGCCCCTTCCCGGAACCCCTTGGGCGCGGTGCAAACCGAGTCCGCTGAGCGAGGAGATGAAGAAGTTCCTCGGCAGGATGGCGGCAAGGGGTAAAATCGAGGGCTCGTGGGGCGTCCAGATAGAGCTCTCAAGAAAATTACAGAGGCTCATCGAGGAGTTCTACGAAGAGCCGATGAGCTATTATGGTAGTATAAACCCGGTCTGCTGA
- a CDS encoding phosphoenolpyruvate carboxykinase (GTP) yields the protein MDALEKLRELLPEEQFEKVKAIDNPELHAFLAEWIEWLEPSKVFVCTDSEEDEQYVRWKALYYGEEKMLETPNHTVHYDNYYDQARDKANTKLLVPGGKEIPFLNTKDRDEGLKEIRKLMKGVMRGKELFICFFVLGPKNSIFTIPAVQLTDSAYVAHSEFILYRKGYEEFKRLGRNAKFFRFVHSAGELDERKTSKNLDKRRIYIDLMDDTVYSVNTQYGGNTIGLKKLAFRLTIQKAVKEGWLSEHMFLMRVNGPNGRKTYFTGAYPSMCGKTSTAMIPWENIVGDDLTFILPVNGVARGANVEKGVFGIIQGVNPEDDPIIWKVLHSPVEIIFSNVLVKDGKPYWNEMGVEIPEEGENHSGKWWKGKKDAEGNEIPPSHKNARFTVSLEHFPNVDLEALHHPCGVEVGGMIFGGRDKDTWPPVREAFDWKHGVVTMGASLESETTAATLGKEGVRAFNPMAILDFMSVPLGEYIENYLRFGEKLRKTPKIFAVNYFLRDENGNWLNHKLDKAVWLKWMELRVHGDVDAIETPIGYIPKYEDLARLFKEVLNKDYSREAYEKQFTIRVPELLAKIERIEKIYREKVKEVPEELFRVLEEERKRLLEVREKYGDYISPFALEGA from the coding sequence ATGGACGCCCTTGAAAAGCTTAGGGAACTCCTCCCCGAGGAACAGTTCGAGAAGGTTAAGGCGATAGACAACCCCGAGCTTCACGCTTTTTTGGCGGAGTGGATTGAGTGGCTCGAGCCGAGCAAGGTTTTCGTTTGCACCGACAGCGAAGAGGACGAGCAGTACGTCCGCTGGAAGGCCCTCTACTACGGCGAGGAGAAGATGCTCGAAACGCCGAACCACACCGTCCACTACGACAACTACTACGACCAGGCCAGGGACAAGGCCAACACCAAGCTCCTCGTTCCAGGAGGAAAGGAGATTCCCTTCCTCAACACCAAGGACCGCGACGAGGGCCTGAAGGAGATAAGGAAGCTCATGAAGGGCGTCATGCGCGGAAAAGAGCTGTTCATCTGCTTCTTCGTTCTCGGTCCAAAGAACTCGATATTCACCATTCCGGCAGTTCAGCTCACCGACTCGGCCTACGTCGCCCACTCCGAGTTCATACTCTACAGGAAGGGCTACGAGGAGTTCAAGCGCCTTGGAAGGAACGCGAAGTTCTTCCGCTTCGTCCACTCGGCGGGAGAACTTGACGAGAGGAAGACGAGCAAGAATCTGGACAAGAGGAGGATTTACATCGATTTGATGGACGATACCGTTTACTCGGTCAACACCCAGTACGGAGGAAACACCATCGGCCTGAAGAAGCTCGCCTTCAGGCTCACCATTCAGAAAGCGGTTAAAGAGGGCTGGCTCAGCGAGCACATGTTCCTGATGCGCGTAAACGGCCCTAACGGCAGGAAGACCTACTTCACCGGTGCATATCCAAGCATGTGCGGTAAGACCTCAACTGCCATGATTCCCTGGGAGAACATCGTTGGAGACGACCTAACGTTCATCCTCCCGGTCAACGGTGTAGCGCGCGGTGCCAACGTCGAGAAAGGTGTCTTCGGCATAATCCAGGGCGTCAACCCGGAGGACGACCCGATAATCTGGAAGGTCCTCCACTCGCCGGTCGAGATAATCTTCTCGAACGTCCTCGTCAAGGACGGAAAGCCCTACTGGAACGAGATGGGCGTTGAGATTCCTGAAGAAGGCGAGAACCACAGCGGAAAGTGGTGGAAGGGCAAGAAGGACGCGGAAGGAAACGAGATACCGCCGAGCCACAAGAACGCGCGCTTCACAGTTTCGCTCGAGCACTTCCCGAACGTTGACCTCGAGGCGCTCCACCACCCATGTGGCGTCGAGGTCGGCGGAATGATTTTCGGTGGCAGAGATAAGGACACCTGGCCCCCGGTGAGGGAGGCCTTCGACTGGAAGCACGGAGTGGTAACGATGGGGGCATCACTTGAGAGCGAGACGACGGCGGCGACGCTCGGAAAAGAAGGTGTTAGAGCCTTTAACCCGATGGCCATACTCGACTTCATGAGCGTCCCGCTCGGCGAGTACATCGAGAACTACCTGAGGTTCGGCGAGAAGCTGAGGAAAACGCCGAAGATATTCGCCGTCAACTACTTCCTCCGCGACGAGAACGGCAACTGGCTCAACCACAAGCTCGACAAAGCCGTCTGGCTCAAGTGGATGGAGCTCCGCGTGCACGGGGACGTCGATGCAATCGAGACGCCGATAGGCTACATTCCAAAGTACGAGGACCTGGCAAGGCTCTTCAAGGAAGTCCTCAACAAGGACTACAGCAGGGAAGCCTACGAGAAGCAGTTCACGATAAGGGTTCCGGAACTTCTCGCGAAGATTGAGCGCATCGAGAAAATCTACCGCGAGAAGGTTAAGGAAGTCCCCGAGGAGCTCTTCCGGGTTCTTGAGGAGGAGAGGAAGAGACTCCTTGAGGTCAGAGAGAAGTACGGCGACTACATAAGTCCGTTCGCGCTTGAGGGCGCGTGA
- a CDS encoding toprim domain-containing protein: MYAENYKRFLELIDELREFEGALIVEGMRDEVALRNLGVRAEIIRLSRLPLPEVALIASSYGEVKILTDFDRKGEELAKKLLRYLAGYPCRVDAETRKELKKLVKKDIKGIEDLYGLYLKVISVSDPRLEGIR; the protein is encoded by the coding sequence ATGTACGCCGAAAACTATAAAAGATTCCTGGAGCTTATAGACGAACTGCGAGAGTTTGAAGGCGCCCTCATCGTTGAGGGCATGCGAGACGAGGTGGCTCTGAGGAATCTGGGGGTCAGAGCGGAGATAATCAGGCTCTCCCGCCTGCCTCTACCAGAGGTCGCGCTCATCGCCTCATCCTACGGCGAAGTCAAGATACTCACGGACTTTGACAGAAAGGGGGAGGAGCTGGCCAAAAAGCTCCTTCGCTACCTGGCCGGCTACCCCTGCAGGGTGGACGCAGAAACCCGGAAGGAGCTCAAGAAGCTGGTCAAAAAGGACATCAAGGGCATTGAAGACCTCTACGGCCTCTATTTGAAGGTAATCTCCGTTTCTGACCCCCGGCTGGAGGGGATTCGATGA
- a CDS encoding sodium-dependent transporter: MDEIRKWTLYLMFLVAGFATGIGTIGLFPQFWMKYGLTGLAVHLVFLAVFTYVAIMEAEKVIKSGYYFVELYNKVLRKPAIMLSILVMVVIFLSYYTANTMLVLLSPIVGTGTTGRLIAKVLMIAIVFIVLTRAKEKTFTIMAGGSMVLVISVVVTTIAFVSKIPPTAAFLGMAKHMIVSRHPITINLVMAAIERALYAVGLGFAFYLMLGSFMNERFNAKLIISTGIIIQTIIGILATITMIYAIAPSTPADLLKYVYGGEEGAIYLMGQLPTILADYKGLLALIALSIFFAGVTSILPVSEVGLQIIEFNMRVGRNRAAAYLLAMALFIGIPDSVPSLAQALLLGVSTAIFFTALFEYLPVISSAVERVTGLSPEPSHKIAGAVLFLALVPMGLYSLYTTVKDGGVNWIGALVAVIIVAFGLFGNGIFEKKE, translated from the coding sequence ATGGATGAAATAAGGAAATGGACCCTCTACCTGATGTTCCTGGTTGCCGGATTCGCCACGGGCATAGGAACGATTGGACTGTTCCCGCAGTTCTGGATGAAATACGGACTGACGGGACTGGCAGTGCACCTCGTTTTCCTGGCAGTGTTCACGTACGTGGCGATAATGGAGGCAGAGAAAGTCATCAAGTCGGGCTACTACTTCGTCGAGCTATACAACAAGGTCCTGCGAAAGCCTGCGATAATGCTATCGATACTCGTTATGGTGGTCATATTCCTGTCCTACTACACCGCCAACACGATGCTTGTTCTCTTGTCGCCCATCGTCGGAACTGGAACGACCGGAAGGCTGATAGCAAAGGTTCTAATGATAGCAATAGTGTTCATAGTCCTCACGAGGGCCAAGGAGAAGACCTTCACAATAATGGCCGGCGGTTCTATGGTTCTCGTTATTTCGGTCGTCGTAACGACTATAGCGTTCGTCTCAAAGATACCCCCAACCGCGGCTTTCCTCGGTATGGCAAAGCACATGATAGTAAGCAGACACCCGATAACTATAAACCTCGTAATGGCGGCAATCGAGAGGGCACTCTACGCGGTAGGTCTTGGATTTGCCTTCTACCTGATGCTCGGCAGTTTCATGAACGAGCGCTTCAACGCCAAGCTCATCATCAGCACTGGTATCATAATACAGACAATAATAGGAATTCTCGCCACGATAACCATGATTTACGCCATAGCTCCCTCAACCCCTGCCGACCTTCTCAAGTACGTGTACGGTGGAGAAGAGGGTGCCATCTACCTGATGGGACAGTTACCCACCATCCTTGCTGACTACAAAGGACTGCTGGCGCTGATAGCGCTGTCGATATTCTTTGCGGGCGTCACGAGCATACTCCCCGTCTCAGAGGTTGGTCTGCAGATAATAGAGTTCAACATGAGGGTGGGCAGGAACAGGGCCGCGGCATACCTGCTCGCGATGGCACTGTTCATAGGCATCCCCGATTCCGTGCCAAGCCTTGCCCAGGCCCTACTGCTTGGAGTCTCGACGGCAATATTCTTCACGGCACTCTTCGAGTACCTGCCAGTGATTTCCAGCGCCGTTGAGAGGGTAACGGGACTCTCACCTGAGCCGTCACACAAAATCGCAGGGGCAGTGCTCTTCCTGGCGCTCGTGCCGATGGGATTGTACTCACTTTACACCACCGTCAAAGACGGTGGCGTCAACTGGATTGGCGCACTGGTGGCAGTGATAATAGTGGCGTTTGGACTCTTCGGAAACGGAATATTTGAAAAGAAAGAGTGA
- the dnaG gene encoding DNA primase DnaG — protein sequence MKRKKTILQQVLAEKRKKAKEGGFMSGKDEFGTTKYVIYAEFEANGIVERPDVVGAIFGQTEGLLGDDLDLRELQKTGRIGRIRVEVHNKAGKTYGTITVPSSLDRVETAILAAALETIDRVGPAEAKIRVLRIEDVRATKRKYIIERAKEILETLMEQEIPETQELTEEVKKAVRAKELIEYGPEKLPAGPHVPFSDSIIVVEGRADVLNLLKHGIKNAIAVEGTSIPETIIKLSKERIVTAFTDGDRGGELILKELLQVADVDYVARAPEGKEVEELTKKEIVKSLRSKVPAEQVINEMFNKGKSFYELIRERQEKPEPRKVEPREPRVVPAKVEEKKPEKVEKVERPEPKEEKIVKPIEKARVPELEEFGEFIERVKKDGIALLLDENKNVIAEIPVRELTNQLKERKDVYAVVFNGVITQRLIDTVSETGVRYLIGARKYNVVRRPVQLKIITFAE from the coding sequence ATGAAGAGAAAGAAGACGATACTCCAGCAGGTTTTGGCTGAAAAACGAAAAAAGGCTAAAGAGGGTGGTTTCATGTCAGGAAAGGACGAGTTCGGAACGACCAAATACGTCATCTACGCCGAGTTTGAGGCTAACGGCATCGTTGAAAGGCCCGACGTTGTTGGTGCTATTTTCGGACAGACTGAAGGTCTTCTCGGAGACGACCTCGACCTGAGGGAGCTCCAGAAGACCGGAAGGATTGGCAGGATTCGCGTCGAGGTTCACAACAAGGCCGGCAAGACCTACGGAACCATAACCGTTCCGTCGAGCCTTGACAGGGTCGAGACGGCTATCCTCGCCGCGGCACTTGAAACCATCGACCGCGTTGGTCCGGCCGAGGCCAAGATAAGGGTCCTCCGCATAGAGGACGTCAGGGCAACCAAGAGGAAGTACATCATCGAGAGGGCCAAGGAGATACTCGAAACCCTTATGGAGCAGGAGATTCCCGAGACCCAGGAGCTCACCGAGGAGGTAAAGAAGGCGGTCAGGGCTAAGGAGCTCATCGAGTACGGGCCGGAGAAGCTTCCAGCAGGGCCTCACGTTCCGTTCTCCGACTCAATCATCGTCGTTGAAGGAAGGGCCGACGTCCTCAACCTGCTCAAGCACGGCATAAAGAACGCGATAGCGGTAGAGGGAACCTCGATTCCTGAAACCATAATCAAGCTCAGCAAGGAGAGAATAGTTACCGCCTTCACCGACGGCGACCGCGGTGGAGAGCTCATCCTCAAGGAGCTCCTCCAGGTTGCCGATGTGGACTACGTAGCCCGCGCCCCGGAGGGCAAGGAAGTCGAGGAACTCACCAAGAAGGAGATAGTGAAGTCCCTCAGGAGCAAGGTTCCGGCCGAGCAGGTCATCAACGAGATGTTCAACAAGGGCAAGAGCTTCTACGAGCTAATAAGGGAGAGGCAGGAGAAGCCCGAGCCCAGGAAGGTCGAGCCAAGGGAGCCGAGGGTAGTCCCCGCCAAGGTCGAGGAGAAAAAGCCGGAGAAGGTTGAGAAAGTCGAGAGGCCTGAGCCCAAGGAGGAGAAGATAGTCAAGCCCATCGAGAAGGCCCGCGTTCCCGAGCTTGAGGAGTTCGGCGAGTTCATCGAGCGCGTTAAGAAGGACGGAATAGCACTCCTCCTCGACGAGAACAAGAACGTCATAGCCGAAATACCGGTTAGGGAGCTCACCAACCAGCTCAAGGAGCGCAAGGACGTTTACGCGGTCGTCTTCAACGGCGTCATCACCCAGAGGCTCATCGACACCGTCAGCGAAACCGGCGTTCGCTACCTAATCGGCGCGAGGAAGTACAACGTCGTGAGAAGGCCCGTTCAGCTCAAGATAATAACCTTCGCCGAGTGA